In a single window of the Micrococcaceae bacterium Sec5.7 genome:
- a CDS encoding TetR/AcrR family transcriptional regulator: MAAPPTMPRQQLRYARILDVSAGFARKGLDSVTLSEVAAKADVPLGTLYRYFPSSTHLMLALYRHQLGELQVGSRPAAGRFRVHALAGVLMEIFHMRVMQPAVEQCLNHGVYLKDRDTTGLLREIDSISERTVTTASGDDARSRVLLLTVTGLVQSVRCRRLSLFEAEEDLKKACSLLAPR; the protein is encoded by the coding sequence ATGGCTGCACCGCCCACCATGCCGCGGCAGCAGCTGCGCTATGCCCGGATTCTGGATGTTTCCGCGGGCTTTGCGCGCAAGGGATTGGACTCCGTAACTCTCTCCGAGGTGGCGGCGAAGGCCGATGTTCCCCTTGGCACCCTTTACCGGTACTTTCCGTCCTCCACCCACCTGATGCTGGCGCTGTACCGCCACCAGCTGGGCGAACTGCAGGTGGGCAGCAGACCCGCCGCCGGACGCTTCCGGGTCCACGCCTTGGCCGGTGTGCTGATGGAAATCTTCCACATGCGGGTCATGCAGCCGGCTGTGGAGCAATGCCTGAACCACGGCGTCTACCTCAAGGACCGGGACACCACCGGGCTTCTCCGCGAGATCGATTCGATCTCCGAACGGACGGTCACCACGGCAAGCGGCGACGACGCCCGGTCACGTGTTCTCCTGCTGACAGTCACCGGTCTGGTCCAGTCCGTCCGCTGCCGCCGGCTTTCGCTTTTCGAGGCGGAAGAGGACTTGAAGAAGGCCTGTTCGCTGCTGGCGCCGCGATAG